One Branchiostoma floridae strain S238N-H82 chromosome 1, Bfl_VNyyK, whole genome shotgun sequence genomic region harbors:
- the LOC118430802 gene encoding carbohydrate sulfotransferase 11-like — MQLLYNLELGTNMSRREVRKFAREKRLPILSDFSEEDIWLRLATYKKFLVARNPLERLASVWSGFFVTYPVYGWNEKYSSMMETICPEMKTKKITCNKTIEIKWKGNQTHQLVPFKAFAKAVAASANRTEFQNQHWKPISEICSPCQIHYDFVGHMENLAEDLNTFFRHDVGVVGRDNIFPQRKPRIGDQMLHKDFQKVSIEDMNNLYERYKDEYGFFGYSFENDLQRLAKASVRK; from the exons ATGCAGCTCTTGTATAACTTGGAATTAGGCACCAATATGAGTCGCCGCGAGGTGAGGAAGTTTGCTAGAGAGAAGCGGCTACCAattctttcagatttttctgAGGAGGATATCTGGCTTCGTCTTGCTACGTACAAGAAGTTTCTTGTAGCTAGGAATCCACTAGAAAG ACTTGCATCTGTGTGGAGCGGATTTTTCGTCACGTATCCAGTGTACGGATGGAACGAAAAATACAGCAGTATGATGGAGACTATTTGCCCGGAAATGAAGACAAAGAAG ATAACATGCAATAAAACAATTGAAATCAAATGGAAAGGAAACCAAACTCATCAGCTTGTACCGTTCAAAGCTTTCGCCAAAGCAGTAGCAGCCTCTGCGAATAGGACAGAATTCCAAAACCAACATTGGAAACCAATAAGTGAAATATGTAGTCCCTGCCAA ATCCACTACGACTTTGTCGGTCATATGGAAAACCTGGCTGAAGACCTGAACACTTTTTTCCGGCATGATGTTGGTGTCGTCGGAAGGGACAACATTTTTCCACAAAGGAAACCGAGGATCGGTGACCAAATGCTTCATAAAGATTTTCAGAAGGTTTCTATTGAAGACATGAACAATCTTTATGAAAGGTACAAAGATGAATATGGATTCTTTGGTTACtcatttgaaaatgatttacAAAGGCTAGCTAAGGCAAGTGTTCGGAAATAA
- the LOC118422776 gene encoding uncharacterized protein LOC118422776 encodes MAARSNDEHTEEDCRPIFLILGSVVNKEKGDRFLSEEEIFAAVATALSQTAAEPTSGPIKCIQIARGLCRFYIEGKSCRARVLTKGLALRGKSVTLHEKNPFVRAPRGTRLTVKGLPWSVHDSVIKYTLEQQYGCEITEIQHCRIRVNGRLTDCCNGDRFVYITKLKKPIPNYNVQMGKFRVNIFYRQTAMMRPEPEEHDEMMHPAILIDSQEEFPPLKQSTHEPLDTSQHTEEAIPANFGENTFSQVNTTNATTHADVHMPENKSEDEEEMDTSVEQGKEGQSGMKQANITKYMGRNSQEIDTSRKTNRKKKKEIPVETRVLI; translated from the coding sequence ATGGCGGCCAGGTCAAACGACGAGCACACGGAGGAAGACTGTCGCCCCATTTTCCTAATCCTTGGAAGCGTCGTAAACAAGGAAAAGGGTGACAGATTCTTGTCTGAGGAAGAGATCTTCGCCGCTGTAGCAACTGCACTGAGCCAAACGGCAGCTGAACCCACGTCAGGGCCGATAAAGTGCATACAGATAGCAAGGGGCCTATGCAGATTTTACATTGAGGGGAAGTCCTGCAGAGCCAGAGTGCTGACAAAAGGGCTGGCGCTGAGAGGTAAGAGTGTTACTCTTCATGAGAAAAACCCTTTCGTAAGAGCACCCAGGGGAACAAGGCTCACCGTCAAAGGATTACCTTGGTCAGTTCATGACTCAGTAATCAAGTACACTTTAGAACAACAATATGGCTGCGAAATAACAGAAATACAGCACTGTCGTATCAGGGTCAACGGGCGACTGACAGACTGCTGCAATGGTGACAGATTTGTCTATATCACCAAACTCAAGAAACCAATACCAAACTACAATGTTCAGATGGGAAAGTTCAGAGTTAACATTTTCTACAGACAAACTGCCATGATGAGACCTGAACCTGAGGAACATGATGAAATGATGCACCCTGCAATACTGATTGACAGCCAAGAAGAATTCCCACCACTAAAACAGAGTACTCACGAGCCACTTGATACATCACAGCATACTGAAGAGGCAATACCGGCCAACTTTGGAGAAAACACATTCTCCCAAGTAAACACCACAAATGCAACAACACATGCAGATGTGCACATGCCAGAGAACAAAAGTGAGGATGAAGAAGAAATGGACACATCAGTTGAACAAGGAAAAGAGGGACAAAGTGGAATGAAACAAGCgaatataacaaaatacatgGGTCGAAATAGTCAAGAAATAGACACTTCAAGGAAAACCaatagaaaaaagaagaaagagatcCCTGTGGAGACAAGGGTGCTGATATAG